The Verrucomicrobium spinosum DSM 4136 = JCM 18804 DNA segment GCGGAGGAGTTGGAGGAGAGTCTGCATCGCGGTTTTGTGCGCCTGGATGCGAGAGGCAGGATCGACCACTTGAATGCCCGCACGCGGCAGTTGTTGAGTTCCTTTGTGGGGCGTCGTCTGGTTCAGGAAATGCCCGCGGTCATTCTCCGGCAGATTGCCAGGGTACGAGAGTTTCCGGGCACGGTGGAGCTGGCACCGTTGCGCCGGGGCAAAGACTCACTGCGGCTGAAGCATGCGCCGCATCCCGAGTCAGGCATGTCTTTGTTGATTGTGGAAGAGGATCTTGATGGAAGCCCGCAGGCGCCCGACGAAACGCTGACGGCCCGGGAGAAGGAGGTGCTGGAGTGGATGCAGGAGGGCAAAAGCAATCCGGAGATCGGCGTGATCCTGGGCATCAGCACACACACCGTGAAACGGCACGTGGAGCGGGTGCTGGCCAAGCTGGGGGTTGAAAACCGCGTTGCGGCCGCCTTGTATGGCCAGTCCCAGACGAAAAGGCACGCCGCATAGGTCCACCGACCTATATCCGGACGGTGACGATTGCCGCATTGTCCGGCATGACTTCAACGACTCCCGCCGGGCTCACGGCCATCAAGGAAGACCTCATTGCCAAAGGGGTGAAATATTGCATCGGCGCGTATGTGGACATCCACGGCGTGCCCAAGGGCAAAGTGGTGCCTGTGAACCACTTCGAGAGCTTCGCCCAAGGTTCAGAACTGTACACGGGCTACGCACTGGATGGGCTGGGGCAAAGGCCGAATGATGATGAACTCTCCAGCGTGCCGGACCTCAGCCGCGGCGTGCAATTGCCCTGGCAGCCGGAGGTCATGTGGTACCCTGCGGATCTCGCCTTCCACGGCCAGCCCTATGAAGTCAGCACCAGGGTGGCCTTTGGTCGTGTGCTGGAGCAGGCGCGATCGATGGGCTTCGGGTTCAACCTGGGCATTGAGTGTGAAGTGTACTTCGTAAAGCAGGAAGAGGGGCGGTTGGTGGTGCCAAACGCGGATGACAACCTCATGAAGAGTTGCTATGACGTGAAGCGCTTCATGGATGTGTACGGCCTCGTGGATCGCATCGCGACGACCATCAATGGCCTGGGCTGGGATCTCTACTCACTGGATCATGAGGATGGGAACTCACAGTTCGAGTTCGACTTCAAGTTCGCCGATGGCTTGACCATGGCAGACCGCTATGTGTTCTTCCGCTTCCTGGCCAAGAAGCTGGCGGCAGATGCTGGCCTGCTTGCCACTTTCATGCCGAAGCCTTTCGCTGACAAGACGGGGAATGGGGCGCACTTCAACATGTCCCTGAGCGACCTGGAGACTGGGAGAAATCTTTTCAAGGCGGCTCCTGGTGAAGCGGACGCCTATGGCCTGGGACTTACGGGATTGGGGTACTCCTTCATTGCGGGAATTCTGAAGCACGGGCGCGCTCTGTGTGCCGCCTTCGCTCCCACGGTGAACTCCTACAAGCGGCTCATCCGTCGTGGCGCCATGGGGTACTATTCGTGGGCCCCGGTGTTCAATTCGTTTGGCACCAACAACCGCACCAATTCCGTGCGTGTGCCGATGGCGGGAGGACGTTGCGAGTCGCGCAATGCGGACTCATCCTGCAACCCCTACCTTGCCGGGGCGCTGGTGCTGGCGGCGGGATTGGAAGGGGTGAGGGATGGGCTCCTGCCGGGCCAACCCCAGACGGAGAACCTCTATGAACTGACGGATGCTCAATTAGCCGAGCGCGGGGTCCAGCCTCTGCCGCGCACCCTGGCCGAGGCGGTGCAGGCCTTTGAGGATGATCCCTTCACTGAGCAGGTG contains these protein-coding regions:
- a CDS encoding LuxR C-terminal-related transcriptional regulator; this translates as MQGPPSNVISTAQALALTFSGMRELGILDRALYGNILQRILVQHPEYLGVWTVWEPNALDGRDHEFAHAPGHDGTGRFVPLWNRAGGVVHLEPNVNYDVPGQGDWYLLPTQCGRETVMDPYQFPVAGRKEFITSQVAPIFYQGRCVGAAGVDIEMDRLLQPEAEELEESLHRGFVRLDARGRIDHLNARTRQLLSSFVGRRLVQEMPAVILRQIARVREFPGTVELAPLRRGKDSLRLKHAPHPESGMSLLIVEEDLDGSPQAPDETLTAREKEVLEWMQEGKSNPEIGVILGISTHTVKRHVERVLAKLGVENRVAAALYGQSQTKRHAA
- the glnT gene encoding type III glutamate--ammonia ligase gives rise to the protein MTSTTPAGLTAIKEDLIAKGVKYCIGAYVDIHGVPKGKVVPVNHFESFAQGSELYTGYALDGLGQRPNDDELSSVPDLSRGVQLPWQPEVMWYPADLAFHGQPYEVSTRVAFGRVLEQARSMGFGFNLGIECEVYFVKQEEGRLVVPNADDNLMKSCYDVKRFMDVYGLVDRIATTINGLGWDLYSLDHEDGNSQFEFDFKFADGLTMADRYVFFRFLAKKLAADAGLLATFMPKPFADKTGNGAHFNMSLSDLETGRNLFKAAPGEADAYGLGLTGLGYSFIAGILKHGRALCAAFAPTVNSYKRLIRRGAMGYYSWAPVFNSFGTNNRTNSVRVPMAGGRCESRNADSSCNPYLAGALVLAAGLEGVRDGLLPGQPQTENLYELTDAQLAERGVQPLPRTLAEAVQAFEDDPFTEQVLGSALKKEFIEYKRAEWEEYHLTISPWEVQKYASLF